GTCGCCCGCGTTCATCCAGCTCTTCGACCAGACTTCGATACTTAGACCGAAGCCAGCACACAATGGTCTCGTCTCTCATCCCTGCTCTTGTGCAGAGGCTCTCCACTCCGGTCAATCACTATTGCGGTAAGTTGTTTCCTGCCACCGCCTAACTTCACCAGGTTCTTACTCACCGCTAACCCCAGCCACTGGCTGCGTTGGATCCGAGTCAACGTTGTGTTTGGTGCAGAGAGCGGAAATAGCGGGGCGAGTTGCGAGAGTTCAAACCCAGGGGCAGTGACGGAGAAACGAAAAGTGACACACGTTGGTGCACGGTGCGTCATCATGCCACGGATGGTCACGCTGCCAGGGGAGGGACTCGCGAGCGCATTTTCAATGATATTGGTAAACACCTGCCGCAATCGTCCAGGGTCTCCCCATAATGGGGTTGGCACATCATGTGACATGAGGCATGTCAATTCGACGCCGATATTTTCAGCGTGCTTGGTAAAGCGCCCAATCGATTCCTCGATTGTTGTGCGCAGATCAAACGCAATGGGTTCAAGTGAGAGCTTGCCTGACTCGAAGTTGCCGAAGTCGAGAATGTCATTGACTGTTGTTAACAGCGCGTCTGCTGCTTGGCGGCCAAGTTCTGTATATTGTTTCTGTTCAGGAGTCAGTTGGGTATCGCGTAACAAGCCTGTCGTTTGTAATGTCCCACCAACTGACAGCAGGAGGCGTTGGCTGAGATCCGCCAGGAACTCCGCTTTGGCAGCATTGGCCGTCTCCACTGTTTCTTTGTCTTGCGCAGCTTTTTCTTCTCGCCGCTTGTGCTCGGTAATATCGATCACGCGTGCCAACAGAAACGGCTGCTGGGCACGACGGAATTCTTTGATCACTAATTCGCCCCACAGTTCTTTGCCGCGCCGAGTTGTGTATGTCGCCTCCTTCGCCCATCGTCCTTGCTTGTTGGTACTCGTGAGGACTTCCAGCGCCTTTTCGTCTGTCAAGCGAACTCGTTGTAGGCTGCTAAATTCCACTCCCACCAGTTCGTCTTTGCTTGCCGCTTCAAATAGTTCGAGCGCGCGGGAATTCGCGTCGACAATCTCACCACTGAGGGGCTCAAGAAGAAAAAGTGCGTCGGGTGACGAGGCAAAGAGTGCTGGTAGGAGGTCTTCGTCTTTTTTCGACTGTTCTTCGACAGTCTGACCTTCTCCGGCAGCGAGAAGAAACCCGACAATTGCGGCTGCTATGAGAAAGAGGAAAATCAGCGGGAGACTGAAATTACTTCCGACAAGCAGCAAATAATTCAATCCGGCAATGGGCAACGCCAGGGTGGCAATAAAGCGTCGTACACTGACGATACGACTGCTGCTTGTAGTCGACGAGGAAGATCCCTCGTTCCGTCGAGCCTTTGCTGACTTTGCGGCTGGCATGTCTATGTCCTTCTTTCCACGCTTTGGGAGCTCTGGATGCCTGGGGCTTCCCTTAACAACTCAGACCCTCTAGGGAAAGACCGCAGTGATCTTCGTAGTTGCCGAATGCCAGCGTGATACGCTGAGTACCCCCTCATTGGTCCTCGGCACGCTCCACAGTGACAGCGCTTATGCAGTCTTTGTGGGTATCGGCTTGTATGGGGCGAGATTTACCCTATTTCTTAGGGATTCTTTTCAAGAGGAGGTCAATAATTTGATCTGCCGTCACATTTTCTGCTTCGGCCTGGAAGTTGAGGAGACAACGGTGACGTAGGGCTGGTAGGGTGACGTCAGCGATATCCTCAAAACTGACGTTCACGCGGTTGTCGAGCAAGGCGTTAACTTTTGCACCAAGGACGAGCGCTTGAGCCCCTCGTGGTCCTGGCCCGAAGCGAAGATACTGTGTGACTTCGGGAATGCTGCCCTGCTCTGTGCCAGGAGTTGCTGCAGCAATAAGACGGGCGATATACATGCCCAATGGGGGAGCCAGTAACACTTCGCGCACGAGCAGTTTCAGCTCTTCCACCAGCAGGTGGGCGCGGTCAGACGGCAGGACTTGACGGATTTGATAGCGTGACCCAGCGGTCGTACGTGCGAGAATCTCGGTTAATTCAACTGAGTTTGGTGGTTGGATAATTAATTTAAACAAAAAGCGGTCGAGCTGCGCTTCTGGCAGTGGATACGTCCCTTCAATTTCAATCGGGTTTTGTGTGGCCAAGACGAAGAACGGTGAATCAAGTGCATGCGTTTCTCCAAAAACGGTCACTTGTTGTTCTTCCATTGCTTCTAACAGGGCGGATTGCGTTTTGGGTGTCGCCCGGTTTACCTCATCAGCTAAGACAATGTTGGCGAAGATCGGACCGCGCTTAAACTCAAAATGGCGTGCCCCTGCACTGTCGGCTAGTAGTTGAGTGCCAACAATGTCGGATGGCATCAAGTCTGGAGTGAACTGGATGCGCTTGAATGTCAGTCCGAGTGCCTGGCTCAGCGATTTGACCATGAGGGTCTTACCGAGGCCAGGAACCCCCTCGATCAACACATGACCACTCGCGAAAAAGGCGGTGAGCACTTTCCTGACTGCCGCACGCTGGCCGACGATCACTCGTCCGACTTCTTCTTCAATGGCGGTAAAGAACCGTCGGAATTCTTTCACTCGTTCTTCTGGTGTTGGCATATGTCACTTGAGAATTGTACGGTACTCTAATGGTATGGGTTGTTTTGGTTGAATTTCACTAGCTGGTGCGTCCTTTAGCGGAGCATTGCTGTACGGTGTCTTAGGTTGGGCAGCGTCGTCGTTGTCTGTAAGCGTATCCCCTTTTCCTTGCGGTTCATTACCTGTCGGTATCCGAACCTTCACAAAGCGTGCATCTTTGGTCAGAAAGCCTCCCGGTTGCTCGCCAGGTTGAGAGAAACGCTCACCGCGTCCACCACTCGTTGGACCTTTCCCACCTTCCCCTTGTCCTGATTGCTGCGGATTCGGAGTTTCGCCTTTCTTTTCCTGATCTTGATTCGACTGGTCCTGTCCACCAGGCCGATTGGGGTCACTTCCTGGCGTGTTGCTATTGGGCGCCTGATTTTGCGCTGACTGTTGCTGCTCACCTGGTCCTTGTCCTCTATCCTCTTTCTTTTCTCCACTCTGCTGTTGAGGTTGATTAAATTTTATTCCCCCGCCACTCTCTTTCGGCTGTGGCTGGTTCTTGTTGTCAGATTGTTTCGTCTCTTGTGTTCCCGGTTGCTGCTGTTGTTGCTCTCCGCTCCCCGAGGATGAGGTGCCTTTTCCCTGTTCGCTCGGATCATTCGATTTTCCTGATGATTTGCCGTCCTGTTTCTGTTTTTCGCTCTGGTTCCCGTCTCCTGAGTCATTTTTGCTGTCATTGGCAAAAATTTTGAGATCAAAAGGCAGTATCTGCGGCATGGAGAGCTGAATTTTCTTCTGTGTCTCTTCAATCAGCTGCTGCTTTTCCTCTTGGGATAGCGTTGGGTCTTTGAGTTTCTCTGCCAGAGAACGCAGTTGTTGGCCTGCAGCTTGTTCCTGTGGCGGTGCTCCTTGCCGTGTCAATCGACGAGCTGCTTCTTCAAGCTTCTGAATTTCTTGTTCGGTAATAGAAGGCAGAGAGGTCGGAATCGACGCTTCAATATCTCCTGTTGGGGTAAAAAGTGAGGAAAGGACGATCAAAGCAAGAGTACACAGCGTAGATCCAACCCAAGAAACAAGCACGCGTCGATCGAGCTGAAATGGCACATCACGGTCCGGATGAAACGCAGCCGCTTTCTGTGCTACTTGGCCTTGAAGAATGGGGAATAGCGGGGAGCTGGTTTGTGTCGATGACGCCGTGGAAAAAGTGAGAAATCGGTCTTTGCTATCGGTCTTTTCGTCGATGAGGGTTGCGGCAAGGTCTTGTTCCACCGACCGCTTTGTGTGTCGAGCGAGGAGCGCGAGCCAGGTACCAAGCATGACGAGAGGACCGAGGATAAGTAACCGTGGAAGTGCGAGAAGGTCAACGAGTATCCCACAGCACCAGACAAGGGCGATCGCGATCGGGAGCATCACTCCCAAGCCGTTGATCTGTCGCTGCCGAACCAGCCGTTGCCTGGTTTGCGTAAGCAGTTGATCTGGAGACTCAGTCACGAACGCTGCCTTTTTTGATACCGTTGGACTGCACGGTTATGGGAAGTCAGGTCTGAAGAAAACTGGTGCGAGCCGTCACCCTTTGCCACAAAGTAGAGGTAGTCTTCATCGGCAGGGTGCAAAGCAGCCTGGAGAGACTTGAGGCCTGGGTTTGCAATTGGTCCTGGAGGCAAGCCGCGGATGACGTAGGTATTGTAAGGGGTGAACGTGCGCAGATGTTGGCGTGTCAGGTTGCCATCAAAGTCTTCTATCCCGTAGGTCACCGTGGGATCGCATTGGAGCAGAATCCCCTTACGTAAGCGATTATGCAACACAGCAGAAACTAAGGGCCGTTCTGGAGGGAATCCGGTTTCTTTCTCAACCAGTGAGGCTAATGTCACAACCTGATGGAGTGAGAAATTCAAGCTATCTGCCCGCCGATACATATCCGGCTGGACGACGCTATAGAAGCGTTTAATAATGATTTCGAGAATCTCCTCGGCTGAGGCAAAGCGAGAGAAGTAATAGGTATCAGGGAACAGGTACCCTTCCATCCCGTGTGGTGGGAGCCCCCATGTCTCCAAGAATACAGGGTCGGAGTTGAGGCAGAAGAAACTTTCTTCTGCCGCGAGCCCTTTCTCACTTAGTGCTGTCACAATCTGTCTAAACGTGTATCCCTCTGGGATCGTAACAACTACCCCGAGGCCTTGCCCTATCTGCAGGCGCTCTAAGAGCTCTATCGGTGAGAGAGCTTCGGTGAACTCATACTCGCCAGTTTTGATTTTACGATCAGCTCCAGTCCACCGTGCCCACCAGGAGAACAAGGTGCTATTGGTGACTAACCCCTTTTCAACTAGTTCCTGGGAAATCGCACGGAGTGAGATGCCCTTCGGTACAAGAACGACGACAGGTTGCTGGAGTGGTGGCCCGGGCGTGATCAGAAAATTATGCGCATACCAGACGGTGATTCCACTGGCCAAAATAAGGCCAAGTACGCAGAGAATAAAAATTTTTTTCACTGGGTGCACTACTACCACTGCTATGCTTGCAACTCAACCGCTCCAGGGTGAGGACCTGGGAGGTAGGTCGGATTTCACTTGACATTTTGTGCCATAGCTGGCAGGGTAGGGCATTCTTCTTTCCAGGAGAGAAGTCCAGGGGTGGGGTTGTGGTGACCAAAAGAAAATTTCTGCATCCGGGGGTGAGGTATGAGGTATGTTGTCCAAGCGAGGATACGCACCCTTCTGGCTCAGCAGTCTGGCCATATCCAACTTCTTATCTTTGCACCTATTCTGACACTGTTCCTTTTGAGCCTGGTTGTTCGTACCGCGAATTCCGCAGTTGACCCAACGGTAGAAAAAAAGAAGATCACGCAACAGTTGAAGCAGCGCCTTATTGAGGTGCGTAATGCTGAAGGAAGTCCGTCATCCCTTGCTAACCGGCCAGGGAATGGCTCTCCAACAGTGGCAAAGACCTTCAAGAATGAAGAGTCTGGTAAAGCTACCGGTCACGAGTCTCCAGCTCTTGTTTCCGCGACCCAAAGTCATAGCCTCCAGAGTGAATCCTCAACTGGAGAACGGTGGATTACAGTCGAGACCGAAATTGACGCGAAGCTGCTTTTGCAGCCGCTACCAGAGTCGCAGAAGATTGTAGCGTCACAAGATACAAGCGGGAAAAATCCAGCTCCTCTCAGCGAACAGAATTTTGCGACCATCAAATGGCAGGTTGCCAAGAACGGCTTTCGTGGGTTTTCGCTTCCTTCCACAAAGCCGAGCAAGCAAAGTAAGCAGAAAGACGAAAAAGGGCTGGTTGGAGTAGCACTTCGTAGCCCTGAAGATGTGAAGCGGGAGCTAGCGAACGCGACACCAAAAAGTTCGGCTCCAATTCTCACTGCAGCTATCACCCCGGTTCCTCTTCCCATACCAAAACTGACGCCTCCTAAGGAGGAGTCAGTTGTCTCCTACCCTGAACATCTGTCGTACCACGTCAAACGTAATCAGACTCTGGAAAAAATACTGAAAGAGGTGAAAGTTCCAAGAAAAGAAATGAGCCAGTGGACGACCGCAGCTCGGAAGCTTTCTGAGTTTCAGAGGCTCAAACCCGGACAAGTATTGGAGTTGTCCTTTTCCCAAGATATAGACAGTCCTGGACTGAGAATGGTCAGTCTAGCTCCAGAAGAAGAATTACAACTCATTCTTGAACGAAAAAATGCAAAACAGATCTCAGCCTCACGGATCCAGCCGCCGCTCCAACCTGTTTGGATTGTCTTAGGTGGGCGTGTGGAAAAAGGACTGTCCAAGTCTCTCAAGAAAACCGGATTGCCAGAACAGTTGGTGAAGAATGTCGTCAACCTGGAATGGGATGTCGATCTTTCTGATTTGCGGACAGGGGACTCCTTTAAGATTCTGGTCGAAGCTGTTCAACGCGGGCGAAAGATCGTCGAATACAAAACTGTCCTTGCCGCTGAGTTATTGAATGGCGGACAGACGTTCACTGCATTTTCGATTTCAGAAGAGCGAGAGGTGCTACGGAGAAAGCGCTTTGAAGAAAAATATCGTGGACAAGGCCTTGAGATAGAAAGCGAAGGACAGAAATTTCTTCGTTTTCCCTTGGAGTTCTCACGTATATCTTCATCGTTCTCTGAGTCCCGTGTTCACCCTATCTTGCACCGCGCTCGCCGTCACAACGGGATTGATTTTTCTGCCCCATATGGGACACCTGTTTATTCTGTAGCTAAGGGAAAAATCACTTTCGTTGGACGCAAGTCTGGATACGGGAATCTGGTTACAGTTGATCACCCCGGACCTTACGAAACAGCGTACGCACACCTCCAAAGTTTTGCCGCAGGTATAGAGGAAGGATCAGAAGTCGAGCAAGGGCGTGTTCTTGGTTATGTTGGTTCGACTGGTCTTGCGACCGGCCCTCATCTGCATTTCGAGCTGTTGAAAGAGGGAGTCTTTGTCAACCCATTTTCTGAACGCGCAGAAGATGTCGATGTTGCGGCACGAGAAGAGCAACCTGCCCCTGTGGACCCCGTTGTTGAGGCCAAGAAGCAGTCTTTCTTAGAGAAGCTTGCTACTCTCGATATCAGTGGCAAGGGACTTTCCTCGCTCGTGATTCTGCAACAGCATGAAACATCGGCGACTGCGGCAAGTGGTCGCCAAGAGAATGGGCCGAAACAAGCGTCGTCCCGGCAACGTATTCAACGTTAAGCTCGGCGCATCAAGTGATCTGGTGATCTGGAGACGCGGTATTTTCCTCTACCTGAGTGATAGATCGTGCTGAAACACGTCGAGAAAATACGCGTCCGCTGGGTCGATACCGATGCTTCGGGCCGCATTCACTATACTGCGGCTTTCCGCTATTTTGAAATAGCTGAGTGGGAGTTGTTCCGTCGTGCCGGGATACCGTTCCGAGAACATGAGAGAGAGTTTGGTTTACCGCGAAAGGAAGTTAAAGCAACTTTTCATGAGATGATCTCGGTCGATGATGAACTTGCTGTTCATATCGAACCGGAACGGATGGGCACGACATCGATTTCGTTCGTTATTGAAGTTTTCAAAGAGAAGCGAAACTGTATAAGTGGGAAAATTACGGTCGTGTTTGTCGGAAACGATGGCCGACCGATTCCTATCCCTGATTATATCCGCCAGGCACTTGCAGCCGAAAACCGTTAAACGTATTGTTCTCAATTCAAATTTCGTCGGGTCGTTGACAGAAACCAGCGGCTCACATAGGTGAGACTCATGCCGTATGCTGTTATTCGCACAGGTGGGAAACAATATCGCGTGACTCCAGGAGAGTTACTGCGAGTAGAATCGCTCCCTGGAGAAAAAGGTGGCGATATTACCTTTTCTGAAGTGTTGCTGACTTCATCTGAAGGGGCTGTACAAGTGGGCACTCCGCTTGTCTCTGGAGTGACTGTCTCTGCTCGTATCGTTGAACATGGGAAGGAAAAAAAGATTCTCGTGTTCAAGAAAAAACGACGGAAGAATTACAGTCGCCAACGTGGACATCGACAACATTTCACTGCGGTGCAAATTAAATCTATTAATATGGGAGGATAAGCCATGGCTCATAAAAAAGGACAAGGGTCGACCAGGAACGGTCGAGATAGTCCAGGCCAACGCCGTGGTATTAAGTTGTATGCTGGTCAGGTTGCCCGGGCTGGGAACATCATCGTGCGCCAGCTTGGGACCCGTATCCATCCTGGATTGAATGTCGGTATGGGGCGCGATTTTACCATCTTCTCGAAGATTGAAGGTGTCGTTCAGTATGAACGTGTTGGTAAAGATCGCAAACGCGTAAGTGTTTATCCGCAGTCAGCCGCTGCACCAGCCGCAGTTCAATAACGTACACCCTCAGGGGAGACCAGAGGCCCTGGTCTCCCTTAAATGAGTCTTCCTTATGAGAGCCCCGCTTGGGGCTCTTTCTGTTGTTATGCACTTTGTTGATGAAATACGGCTCCATGTAAAAGCCGGTGATGGTGGACGCGGCTGCGTTGCGTTCTTGCGCGAAAAATATCGCCCAAAGGGTGGTCCGGCTGGAGGAAACGGTGGGGACGGTGGCAGCGTGATCTTTCGTGTCGACCCACAATTGAGCACTCTGGTTGACCTCACTGCTCATAAGCATCTGCGGGCAGACGCAGGTGAAAATGGTCGCGGCAAAGACCAGCATGGCAAGAA
The genomic region above belongs to Deltaproteobacteria bacterium and contains:
- a CDS encoding PAS domain S-box protein; amino-acid sequence: MPAAKSAKARRNEGSSSSTTSSSRIVSVRRFIATLALPIAGLNYLLLVGSNFSLPLIFLFLIAAAIVGFLLAAGEGQTVEEQSKKDEDLLPALFASSPDALFLLEPLSGEIVDANSRALELFEAASKDELVGVEFSSLQRVRLTDEKALEVLTSTNKQGRWAKEATYTTRRGKELWGELVIKEFRRAQQPFLLARVIDITEHKRREEKAAQDKETVETANAAKAEFLADLSQRLLLSVGGTLQTTGLLRDTQLTPEQKQYTELGRQAADALLTTVNDILDFGNFESGKLSLEPIAFDLRTTIEESIGRFTKHAENIGVELTCLMSHDVPTPLWGDPGRLRQVFTNIIENALASPSPGSVTIRGMMTHRAPTCVTFRFSVTAPGFELSQLAPLFPLSAPNTTLTRIQRSQWLGLAVSKNLVKLGGGRKQLTAIVIDRSGEPLHKSRDERRDHCVLASV
- a CDS encoding 50S ribosomal protein L27, with protein sequence MAHKKGQGSTRNGRDSPGQRRGIKLYAGQVARAGNIIVRQLGTRIHPGLNVGMGRDFTIFSKIEGVVQYERVGKDRKRVSVYPQSAAAPAAVQ
- the mltG gene encoding endolytic transglycosylase MltG — translated: MAVVVVHPVKKIFILCVLGLILASGITVWYAHNFLITPGPPLQQPVVVLVPKGISLRAISQELVEKGLVTNSTLFSWWARWTGADRKIKTGEYEFTEALSPIELLERLQIGQGLGVVVTIPEGYTFRQIVTALSEKGLAAEESFFCLNSDPVFLETWGLPPHGMEGYLFPDTYYFSRFASAEEILEIIIKRFYSVVQPDMYRRADSLNFSLHQVVTLASLVEKETGFPPERPLVSAVLHNRLRKGILLQCDPTVTYGIEDFDGNLTRQHLRTFTPYNTYVIRGLPPGPIANPGLKSLQAALHPADEDYLYFVAKGDGSHQFSSDLTSHNRAVQRYQKRQRS
- a CDS encoding AAA family ATPase, giving the protein MPTPEERVKEFRRFFTAIEEEVGRVIVGQRAAVRKVLTAFFASGHVLIEGVPGLGKTLMVKSLSQALGLTFKRIQFTPDLMPSDIVGTQLLADSAGARHFEFKRGPIFANIVLADEVNRATPKTQSALLEAMEEQQVTVFGETHALDSPFFVLATQNPIEIEGTYPLPEAQLDRFLFKLIIQPPNSVELTEILARTTAGSRYQIRQVLPSDRAHLLVEELKLLVREVLLAPPLGMYIARLIAAATPGTEQGSIPEVTQYLRFGPGPRGAQALVLGAKVNALLDNRVNVSFEDIADVTLPALRHRCLLNFQAEAENVTADQIIDLLLKRIPKK
- a CDS encoding acyl-CoA thioesterase, which gives rise to MVLKHVEKIRVRWVDTDASGRIHYTAAFRYFEIAEWELFRRAGIPFREHEREFGLPRKEVKATFHEMISVDDELAVHIEPERMGTTSISFVIEVFKEKRNCISGKITVVFVGNDGRPIPIPDYIRQALAAENR
- the rplU gene encoding 50S ribosomal protein L21, translating into MPYAVIRTGGKQYRVTPGELLRVESLPGEKGGDITFSEVLLTSSEGAVQVGTPLVSGVTVSARIVEHGKEKKILVFKKKRRKNYSRQRGHRQHFTAVQIKSINMGG